The nucleotide window AAGTCCGCCTCGCCGGGCGCGGCGTCCGGGATCAGCGCGGGCGCGCCCGGCGACAGGGAGCTGCCGCCCTGGTCGCGGACGATCTCGGCGTCCGGCGGCACCGTCGCGGCCTCGCGCCTCGGCTCCTCCGGCTCCGGCGCCTTCACGGTCACCGGCGGCACGTCGCGGCTCACCGCGAGCCCGGCCGGTGCCGTGTCCGGGCCGTGCGTGCAGGTCTCCTCGTCGAGCTCGTACATGCCCGCGCAGAGCGAGCCCTTGCCGGCCGGCACCAGTCCGTCGTAGACCAGGCCCTGGCCGGGGTCGTCCTCCGGCAGGGACGCGTAGGTGATCCGCTCGCGGTCGCCGCCGCCGTCCGGGCTCCAGGCGTCGCCGACGACGCTCGGCCCGACCACGCCGCCGATGCCCAGCACGGCGACGCCCAGCACCACCGGCAGCAGCCGGTGCGGTCGGTGGGTCGCGCGACGCCGTCCGCGCTCGGGGACCGGGCGCCGCCGGCCCGGCAGCGCCTCCCCACGCAGCGCGGACTGTCGGTGGCTGGACAAACCATCTCCTCGTGCTGCGGGGGCGCGGTGGGAGGGGGTTATGGGGTGACCACCTCCCACCGCTGATCGGCTCGTCCGGCCCAGAGTGTGGGGTCGTGCCGTGGGACGCGGACCGGAAAGCCGGATGGGACCGGGATAGAGCGTGTCAGTCCTGGCGCGCCAGGGGAACGCCTTTAATACAGATCTAAGCAATTGTTGTACCGTCCGGGTGTTTCGCGCGTGCGGTGCTCCGCGGCCGGCGTTCACGTCTCGTCCGTGCGCTGATGCGGCCACATGCGCTTCACCGGATCGCGTTCCCGGGCCAGCCGCCCGACCAGCCCGAACCGGCTCGCCTGTTTCGGCAGGGCCTCGGCGTCGGCAAGCAGCATCACCACGCTGGCACCGCCCATCGCGGCCCGGTCGATGCTCACCGAGCCGCCGGTTGCCTGCGCGGCCCGCCGCGCGATGTCCAGGCCGAGGCCGGTCGAGCCCTGCTCGCTCTCGCCGCGGCGCAAAGCCTTCTCCGGGTCGTCGATGCCCGGCCCCGCGTCGTCGACCCGGACCGCCGCCCATCCGTCGCGACGGGTGATGCCCACCTCGAACGCCGTGCCCTGCGGGGTGTAGCGGAACACGTTGCCGAGCACGGCGTCGAGCGCCGCGGCCAGCTCCGCCCGCGCCACCGGCACGGGGATGCGCAGGTGCGCGCCGACCACCCGGTACTGCCGGTTCTGGTCGCCGGCGAGCGCCGACCAGAAGACCATCCGGTCGCGGACCACCTCGCTCGCGTCGCAGACGCCCTCCTCGGGCGCGGCGACCTGTGCGGCGACCGCCTGGCGGGTGGTGTTGATCAGCTGGTCGACCTCGGCCTCGAGGGTGACGATCGCCTGCCTGATCCGCCGTATCCCGCGCCGCCGGTCCAGCTCGGCCGCGGAGTACTCGCCGATGTGCGTGTCGTCGGGGTCCAGCGCCTCGGCGTCCAGGCGCAGCACCGTCAGCGGGGTCCGCAACCGGTGCGACAGGTCGGCGACCAGCTCCCGCTCGCTGGTGCGCGAGGTGACCAGCCGGTCGGCCATGCGGTTGAACGCGTACCCGGCCTCGGCCAGCTCGCGCGGGCCGGACGGGTGGATGCGCACGCCCAGGTCGCCGCCGCCGACGGCCATCGCGGCGTGCACCAGGCCGCGCACCGAGGTGACCGCGCCGCGGGCGAGCCGGTCCACCACGATCACCGAGCCGAGGACCAGGCCCAGCATGATGCCGAGCAGGATCCACAGGTCGCGGGCGGTGCCCGCGCTCAGCTCGTCGTCGCTGACGAAGACCTCGACGACCGACGTCTTGTTGCCGGTCCGGGCGGGCTCCAGCACCACCAGGCCGCCGTCCACATCGATCACGAGGGGCTCGGTGCCCTTGGCCGCGTCGAGCACGTCGTCGGCGCCGGCGCGGGTGTTACCGGTCGCGCCCGGCGGGTGCACGATCAGGCCGCCGCCCGCGCCCGCGACGGCGGCGTCGAGCGCCTTGGCGTTCGCGCCGGACACGACGGCGCCCGCGACCTTGGCGCTGCGCTGCTCGGCGGCGGAGATGGCCTGTTCACGGTGGTCCTGACGCAGCTCCCAGCCCAGCGGGACCAGGAACGCGAGTGCGGCGATGGCGGTGGTGGCGGCGCTGACGTAGGCCAGCCGCGCCCTCAGTCCGGCGCCACCAACCGGAATCCGACCCCCCGCACGGTGCGCAGGTAACGAGGCTTCGCCGCGGACTCGCCCAGTTTCCGACGTAGCCAGTACAGATGCACGTCGATCGTCTGGTCCTCGCCGACTGACGGCTGTCGCCATACCTCCTCCAACAGCTCACGACGCGAGACGACCCGGCCCGGTCGGGCGGCCAGGTAAGCCAGCAGGTCGAACTCCTTGCGGGTCAGTGCCAGCGGCTGCTCCGCCAGGCTGGCGCTGCGTTCGCCGATGTCCACCCGCAGGTCGCCGACCTCGTGCACGGCGGGCTGGGTGGTCCGGCTGGCCCGGCCGACGCGGCGCAGCACGGTGGTGATGCGCGCGTCCAGGTGGGCGCCGGTGAACGGCTTGACCATGTAGTCGTCGGCACCGGCCCGGAGCAGGCGGACGACCGTCTGCTCATCGTCACGCGCCGTAGCGATGATGATCGGGATGTCGGTGATGCCGCGCAGCATCCGCAGCGCGTCCGAGCCGTCCAGGTCGGGCAGGCCCAGGTCGAGCACCACCAGGTCAGGGGTCTCCGCGGCGACTCGGCGCAGTGCGTCGAGAGCCGTACCGACGGCGTGCACGGCGTGTCCCCGGTCGGCCAGCGACCGGAGCATCGCACCGCGCACGACGTGGTCGTCTTCGACGAGCAACACCGTGGCCATGCGAAGAAGGTACTGCCCTTGGCAAGCCAGGCCGAATTTGTCATTGAGAGGCAGCTATCAAGCACGGAGCGTAGTCACATTACGGATTATTCGGGCGGATGGCGGTGAGGCGGCTCGCCCTCTCCCCGCCGTCCTGACCGACAGTGACGGTCTCGATCTCCATCCGGGCCGCCCCGCCGGCCGGTCCGGTACCCATTTCGGGGTATACCGCGGCCGCGGGCCGGGTGCCTCGCGCCCCGTCGCGGAAACGGGTGGCCGCGTCGGGCGAAGGATGAGCAAATGGACCTACTAGCATCGTTGTCGACCCCGCAATTCCAGTGAATGGAGAATCACCGTGTCTGCACCCCGTACCCAAGTCGTGGCCGACGCCCTAGTCGTCCCGGCCGGGACTACGGCGGCCGACGCGGTGGCCGCCGCCGGCCTTCCCGCCGCGGGCCCGAAGGCGATCGTCGTCGTGCGCGATCCGGCCGGCCGGCTCCGCGACCTGAACTGGGCGCCGGAGCTGGACACCGAGGTCACCCCGGTGCCGCTCGACTCGCCCGACGGGCTCAACGTGCTGCGCCACTCGACCGCGCACGTGCTCGCCCAGGCCGTGCAGGACGTCTTCCCGGAGGCGAAGCTCGGCATCGGGCCGCCGATCGAGAACGGCTTCTACTACGACTTCGACGTCGCCAAGCCGTTCGTGCCCGAGGATCTGGCGAAGCTCGAGAAGCGGATGCAGGAGATCGTCAAGTCCGGACAGACCTTCCGGCGCCGCGAGTACGGCTCGCTGGACGAGGCCAAGGTCGAGCTGGCGAACGAGCCGTACAAGCTGGAGCTCGTCGACATCAAGGGCGACATCGACGACGCCGAGGTCATGGAGGTGGGCGGCGGCGAGCTGACCCACTACGACAACATCAACAAGGACGGCGAGCGCGTCTGGGGCGACCTGTGCCGCGGGCCGCACCTGCCCAGCACCCGGCTGATCGGCGCGTTCAAGCTGATGCGCAGCGCGGCCGCGTACTGGCGGGGCAGCGAGAAGAACCCCCAGCTACAGCGGATCTACGGCACCGCGTGGCCGACCCGCGACGAGCTGAAGGCGTACCAGAAGCTGCTGGAGGAGGCCGCCCGCCGCGACCACCGCAAGCTCGGCGCCGACCTCGACCTGTTCTCCTTCCCGGAGGAGCTGGGTTCCGGTCTGCCGGTCTTCCACCCCAAGGGCGGCATCATCCGCCGCGAGATGGAGAACTACTCGCGGCAGAAGCACGAGGAGGCCGGCTACTCCTTCGTGAACACCCCGCACATCACCAAGGGGCACCTGTTCGAGACCTCCGGGCACCTCGACTGGTACGCGGACGGCATGTTCCCGCCCATGGAGATGGAGGGCGCGAACTACTACCTCAAGCCGATGAACTGCCCGTTCCACGACCTGATCTTCCGGTCCCGGGGACGGTCCTACCGCGAGCTGCCGCTGCGCATGTTCGAGTTCGGCACCGTCTACCGCTACGAGAAGTCCGGCGTCGTGCACGGCCTCACCCGGGTCCGCGGCATGACCCAGGACGACGCGCACATCTTCTGCTCCGACGACCAGCTCGAGGCCGAGCTGACCTCGCTGCTCACCTTCGTGTTGCAGCTGCTCAAGGACTACGGCCTCGACGACTTCTACCTGGAGCTGTCCACCCGCAACCCGGAGAAGTCGGTCGGCACCGAGGAGAACTGGGAGATCGCCACCGAGACCCTGCGCCGGGTCGCCACCGAGTCCGGCCTGGACCTGGTGCCGGACCCGGGCGGCGCGGCGTTCTACGGCCCGAAGATCAGCGTGCAGGCCAAGGACGCGATCGGCCGGACCTGGCAGATGTCGACGATCCAGCTCGACTTCAACCTGCCGGAGCGCTTCGAGCTCGAGTACTCGGCGGCGGACGGCACCCGCAAGCGGCCGATCATGATCCACCGGGCGCTGTTCGGCTCGATCGAGCGCTTCTTCGGCGTGCTCACCGAGCACTACGCGGGCGCGTTCCCGGCCTGGCTGGCGCCGGTGCAGGTGGTCGGCATCCCGATCCGCGACGACCACGCGGACTACCTGGGCGAGTTCGTGGCCCGGCTCCGCAAGGAGGGCATCCGCGCGGAGGTGGACTACTCCGACGACCGGATGCAGAAGAAGATCCGCACCGCGCAGCAGCAGAAGATCCCGTTCATGGCGATCGCCGGCGACGACGACGTGAACGGTGGGACCGTCTCGTTCCGCTACCGCGACGGCTCCCAGCGCAACGGGGTGCCGCTGGACGAGGCGGTGGCGCACGTCGTCGAGGTCGTGCGCTCGCGGGTCAACACCGGGCCGTCCGCGGCCTGACGGACCACGGCGACAGGGGTGGGTGCGCGGCCGCGTACCTGCCCCTGTTCCGCTATACCGGCGGGATCCAGGAGTCCGGGTCGGCGCAGTCCCCGATGGTCATCCGCTCGACCAGGCGGTCCAGCTCCGCGCGCGGCAGCGCCGCGTCGATCGTGACGACGCAGCGTTCCGCCTGGACGGTGAGTCGCCTGCTCCCGTCGTACCAGGCCTCGAACCCGGCGCTTCTGGTCGTGCCCGCGAGCGCGGCGCGGCGCTCGTTCCATGCGGCGTCGCGGGGTGCGATCAGGACGGTGAGGTCGAGGCCGGGCGGCGCCTGCGCGTACACGCCCGCGGCCGCCGGGCCGCGGGTGGCCGCGCTCAGGCCGATCGCCGCCGGGCCCCGGTCGAGCCGCTGGTCGGGGGAGCGCACGTAGGTCAGTTGCAGCCCGGCCGGGAGGACGGTGCCGAGGCGCAGCGGCATCCGCAGGTCACGGGGCGCGCCGACGCGGACGGCCGCGGCCAGCCGGAGCAGGTCGTCACGGTCGACGGCCGCGCCGCCGGTGGCGCGGGCCGGGTCGGCGTAGACGACCACCCAGACGCCGGACGGGTCCGGCCGGCCAACCGCCGCCGTGCGCCACGGCCTCGCGTCGCCGGCGGTGTGCTCGGGGAAGACGAAGGCCGGCAGGTAGTACGCGCCGTTGATCGGCTCGCCGGCGCCGAACTGGCCCTCGTCAAGGGTGCCCGGCGGGAACGCGGTCACCTCGCCGCCGTAGACGCCGTCCGGCCGGCTGCCGAAGGCGACGTCCTGCACGGTCAGGCTCTGCCGCCCGCCGTCGGCGACCGCGGCGGTCACCAGGTAACCCGCGGCGGCGTCCAGGCCGAGCGTGAGCTGCCAGGGCTGCCGCACGACGGCGACGGCCGCCGACGGCGCCGTCGCCTCGTCGTCGTCGCGCATCCGGAGCACGCCGATCGCCACCGCCGCGGCGCAGACGACGAGTGCCACCACGGCCACCGCCGTCGGCGAGACCTCCCGCCGGGGCCGGGTATGCGTCCCACGCATTGTCGTCCACCTCGCATCGATCGCCGCCACTCTATGACGTACGTCGATGTCTCCCGCGCGCGGGCGGTCCGATGGGTACCTGGCCTAGGGTGGGAGGGTGAGTGACGCTGGGGAAGGCGCTGGGGAGGCGGACGGCCTCGACCGTCTCTGGACACCGCACCGGATGGCGTACATCACCGGCGAGGGCCGCCCCGAGGGCGGCTACGAGAAGCCGGCCGGATGCCCGTTCTGCGTCGCGCCGGGCCTGCCCGAGGGCGAGAGCCTGGTGGTGGCGCGCGGCCTGCTGGTGTACGCGGTGCTCAACCTCTATCCGTACAACCCCGGGCACCTGCTCGTCTGCCCTTACCGGCACGTCGCCGACTACACCGAGCTGACCGATCAGGAGACCGCCGAGGTGGCCGCGTTCACCCGGCGGGCGATGCGGGTGATCCGGCATGCGAGCAGCCCGCACGGCTTCAACCTCGGCATGAACCAGGGTGCGGTGGCCGGCGCCGGGATCGCCGCGCACCTGCACCAGCACGTGGTGCCGCGCTGGGGCGGCGACGGCAACTTCATGCCGGTGATCGGGCGGACCAAGGTGCTGCCGCAGCTGCTCGGCGACACCCGGGCCCTACTGGTGAAGTCCTGGGCCGAGGTCACCGACTAGACCGGGCACGCCGGCCAGGGCGCGGACCCCGGCGGCGATCTGCTCGGCCGACGGCGCGTGCTCGGGGTCCGTCAGCCACTGGGTCATCACGCCCGACATCAGCGCCAGCGACACCGATCCGACCGTGCGTACCGTCGGCTCGTCGAGGCTGTCCTCGTCGCGGGCCGTGAGCAGCGCGGCCAGGCCGCGCCGGCCCTGCTCCATGCCGGCGGCGATCTGGGCCTTGAGCTCGGGGGAGTGCTCGCTCTGGAGCATCGCCTCGACGCTGGCCAGCCAGAGCTCGCGATGGGTGCCGAGGGTGCCGATCACCCGCCGCCAGTAGCGCACCAGCGGATCGTCGGTCCCGTCGTCGGCCCCGGTGGCCAGGGCCGCACCGATCGCCTCGCCCCACTCCTCGATCGCGCTGAGCATCGCCGCGTTCATCAGGCTCCGCGTCGAGCCGTAGTGGTAGCCGATCGAGCCGAGGTTGGTGCCGGAGGCCGCGACGATGTCCCGCGCGGTGGTGCGCGCGTAGCCCTTCTCGTACAGGCAGCGCTTGGCTCCGGCGAGCAGGTCTTCGCGGTGTCCCATGGCCGACATCCTAAGTTCTATACAAACGTATAAGACGTTTGTATAGTAGCCACATGACGAATCGCGAGGTACTGATCTCCGGTGCCGGCCTCGCCGGCCCCGCCCTGGCACACCAGCTGCACCGCAACGGCTTCGTGCCGACGGTCGTCGAGCGGGCGCCGGCCCTGCGCGACGGCGGCTACAAGGTGGACATCCGGGGCGCCGCCACCGAGGTGCTCAAGCGGATGGGGCTGTTCGAGGCCGCCCGCGCCGCCGACACCGGCATGCGGCACGTCACCTACGTCCGGCGCGACGGCCGGCAGCTCGCGCGGCTCGACGCCGACCTGCTGATGGGCCGGCGCGGCGACGACCTCGAGGTCATGCGCACGGACCTCACCCGGATCCTGCACGACGCGACCGCCGCCGACGTCGAGTACGTCTTCGGCGACGCCGTCGCCGCGATGGCCGAGGACGCCGACGGCGTCGAGGTGACCTTCGCGAGCGGCACCGTCCGGCGCTTCGCCCTCGTCGTCGGCGCGGACGGGCTGCACTCGGCCACCCGCAGGATGGCCATAGGCGAGGTGCCGCTACGCCACCTCGGCGCGCACATCTCGATCTTCGACGTGCCGGACGACCTCGGCCTGGACCGCGAGGAGGTCTTCTACACCGAGCCCGGCCGGATGGTCTTCGCCTACAGCACCGGCAGCGGGGCACCGACCAAGGTCGGGCTGGTGTTCGGGTCCGAATCGCCGGTGCTGGACCGGTCGGTGATCGAGGAGCGGTTCGCCGGGATGGGCTGGCAGGTGCCGCGCTTCCTTGAGGTGCTGCGCGGCACCCGCGACGTCTACTTCGACTCGCTGAGCCAGATCGAGCTGCCGCGCTGGTCCGCCGGCCGGGTCGTCCTGCTCGGCGACGCGGCGTACTGCCCCTCGCCGGCCGCGGGACAGGGCACCAGCATGGCGCTGGTCGGCGCCTATGTGCTGGCCGGCGAGCTGGCGGCGGCCGCGGGCGAGCACCGGGCCGCGTTCGGCTCCTACGAGGCGGCGCTGCGGCCGTACGTGGAACGCAATCTCGCCTTCGGCCGCAAGATGGCCGGCGACATGGTCCCCGGCGGCCGGCTGTCGCTGGCCGTGCGCAACTACGGCATGCGGACGCTGAAGTACCACCCGCTCCGGCACCAGCTCATCGAGCGGATCACCCGGCCGCTGCACGAGGCGGCCAACGCCATCGAGCTGCCTTCCCACCCGATGGCGCCGGCCGTCTGAGTCACCAGATCACCTGGCGGCGTGCTCCTTGCGGACCGCGTCGGCCAGGTGCGCCGGCATCGGCTCGTGCCGGGCGTAGGTCCGGGTGAAGGTGCCCGTGCCCGAGGTCAGGGCCCGCAGCTCTACCGCGTAGCGGACCAGCTCGGTGGCGGGCACCTCGGCCCGGACCAGGCTGTGCTCGCCGTTCTCCTCGGACTCGGTGCCCAGCGGGCGGCCGCGGCGGCCGGACAGGTCGCTCATCACCGCGCCCACGTAGGTGTCCGGCACCCGCACCACGATCTCGTCCACCGGCTCGAGCAGCGCGATCTGGCCCTGCTCGGCCGCGGTGCGCAGGGCCAGCGCCCCGGCGGTCTGGAACGCCGCGTCGGAGGAGTCGACGCTGTGCGCCTTGCCGTCCACCAGGGTCACCCGCAGGTCGACGACGGGGTATCCGGCGACGATGCCCCGCTCGAGCTGCGCGCGTACGCCCTTCTCCACCGACGGGATGTAGTTGTGCGGCACCGCGCCGCCCACCACCCGGTCCACGAACTCGAAGCCGGTGCCCCGGGGCAGCGGCTCGACCTCGATGGAGCAGACGGCGTACTGGCCGTGGCCGCCGGACTGCTTGACGTGCCGGCCGTGGCCCTTCGCCGCCGCGCCGAACGTCTCGCGCAGCGAGACCTTCACCGGCTCGGTGTCCAGCTCGACGCCGCCCGAGCGGAGCCGGTCCAGGACGACGTCGGCGTGCGACTCGCCCATGCACCAGAGCACCAGCTGGTGGGTGTCCGGGTTGCGCTCCAGCCGCAGCGTCGGGTCACCGGCCACGAGCCGGGCCAGGTTCCTGGCCATGGCGTCCTCGTCGGAGCGGGACTTCGCCACGACCGCGATCGGCAGCAGCGGCTCGGGCATCGTCCAGGGCTCCATCAGCAGCGGCCTGTCCTTGCCGGAGAGGGTGTCGCCGGTCTCGGCGCTGCCGGACTTGGTGATCGCGCAGATGTCGCCGGCGACGCAGGAGCCCACCTCGCGCAGCTGGGAGCCGAGCGGGGAGTAGACGTGCGCGATGCGCTCGTCGGCGTCGTGGTCGGCGTGGCCGCGCTCGGCCAGGCCGTGCCCGGAGACGTGCACGACCAGCTCGGGGCGCAGCGTGCCGGAGAAGACCCGGACCAGCGAGACCCGGCCGACGTGCCGGTCGATCGTCGTCTTGACCACCTCGGCGACCAGCGGGCCGTCCGGGTCGCAGACCAGCGGCGGCCGCGGGGTGCCGTCGACGCCGGTGACCACCGGCAGCTCGTGTTCGAGCGGCGACGGGGCGCTGCTGACCATGCCGTCCAGGAGCGCGTCCAGCCCGACGCCGGTCTCCGCGCAGACCGGGATGACCGGGTAGAAGTTGCCCCGGGCCACGGCCTTCTCCAGGTCGGGCACGAGCGTGTCGGTGCTGATCAGCTCGCCGGCCACGTACCGGTCCATCAGGGTCTCGTCCTCGCTCTCGGCGATGATCCCCTCGATGAGCAGGTCGCGGTCGTCCTTGATGGGGTTCAGGTGCTCGGGCTCGGCGTCGCGGGCCTGCGGCGGGTAGCCGGCCGAGTAGTCCAGCACCCGCAGGCTGACCAGCCCGAGCAGGCCGACGACGGACTGGCCGTCGTCGCCGAGCATGGGCTGGTAGATGGGCATGACGTTCTCGCCGAACGCCTCCTGGCAGTCCTGGAGGGTGCCCTCGTAGTCGGCGCGCGGGTGGTCCAGCCGGGTGATCGTCACAGCCCGGGGCATGCCGATCGCGGCGCACTCCTCCCAGAGCACGACGGTGGCCTCGTCCACGCCGTCGACGGCCGACACCACGAAGACGGCGGCGTCCGCCGCGCGCAGACCGGCGCGCAGTTCGCCGACGAAGTCGGCGTAGCCGGGGGTGTCGAGCAGATTGATCTTCACTCCGTCGTGCACCAGCGGGGCGCACGAGAGGGAGACGGACCGCTGCTGGCGTACGGCCGCAGGGTCGTGGTCGGTCACCGTGGTGCCGTCGACCACCGTGCCCGCGCGCGAGATCGTGCCGGTCGCGGCGAGCAGTGCCTCGATCAGCGTCGTCTTGCCCGCGCCGGAGTGGCCTACCAGCACCACGTTGCGTACCCTGCCGGGCTCGGTCACCACCGCCGCGGTGAGCCCCTTCTCCTGGATCTTCTGCGTCATGCTGTGACGCCCTCCTGTCGGCAGCCGGTCGGCGCCCATTCTCCCGGACCCGGCACTCGGCCGTGCCCAGGGCGGGCAGCCCTCAGTGTTCCCTGGCTGTTACGTCCCCGTCCTTGGATCTGACACCCAGCGCAGTCGCCGCCGCAACCCTTTGTAGTTACGAACCGGCCTTTGTGACGATCCGGCGACGCGTGACGCAGGCCGTACCCGTTGTGGTCGGGCGCCGTTATGGTGGGACGGCCATGGCAAAGATCGTCAGCGTGCCCGCGCGCGCACTCGTGTCGTACGTCCTCAATCCCGCCGCCCGATTCCTGCTCCGCCTCGGTGTCACCCCCAACATGGTCACCGTCGCCGGCACCGTCGGCGTCCTGATCGGCGCGCTGGGCTTCGGCGCGCGCGGCGAGCTCTTCTGGGGCACGGTGATCGTCACCGCGTTCGCGCTCACCGACGCCCTCGACGGGACGATGGCCCGCATGCGCGGCCCGTCCGGCAAGTTCGGCGCGCTGCTCGACTCGTCGATGGACCGGCTCGCCGACGCCGCCGTGTTCGGCGCCGTCGCCTACTACCTGGCCGGCCTGGGCAATCCGTACGGTGGCCTGGTCGCCGCGCTGATCTGCCTCGCCGCGGGACAGGTCGTCTCCTACGTCAAGGCCCGCGCGCAGAGCCTCGGCCTGGACGCGGACGTCGGCATCGCCGAGCGCCTCGAGCGGCTGCTCATCGTCGGCGTCGGCGGCCTGCTCGGCGCCGCCGGCCTGGAGTGGGGCCTGCCGGCCACGCTATGGTTCCTCGCCGTGCTGTCACTCATCACGGTCCTTCAGCGACTGGTCCACGCCGCGAAGTCGGACAAGGCTCCCGCCGCGGGTGACCCGGCGTGAGCTCCGGGCGCGATCGGCTGACCGAGCTGGGCTACGCCGCCGGCTGGCGGCTGACCCGGACGCTGCCGCTGCCCGCGGCCCGGGCGCTGTTCAACGCCGGCGCCGACCGGGCGGCACGCGGCAACGGCCCGGGCACCCAGCGGCTGCGCCGCAACCTGCGCACGGTCGTCGGCCCCGACCTGCCGGAGGCCGAGCTGGACGAGCTGGTCCGGGCCGGCCTGCGCTCGTACGCGCGGTACTGGATGGAGGCCTTCCGGCTGCCCTCGCAGCGCAAGGAGGACTTCCTCACCGACTTCCACCTCGAGGACGCCGACGAGTTCAACGCCGTGCTCAAGGAGGGCAACGGTGTCGTGCTCGCCCTGCCGCACGTCGCCAACTGGGACGCCGCGGCCGCCTGGGTGGTCTCCAACGGCTGGAACCTGATCACCGTCGCCGAGCGGCTCAAGCCCGAGGGCGTCTTCGAGCGCTTCGTGGCGTACCGGGAGAAGCTCGGCATGGAGGTGGTCCCGCTCACCGGCGGCGAGCGCGCGCCGCTCGACGTGCTCGCGGAGCGGGCCCAGCAGGGTTACGCGGTGGCGCTGCTCGCCGATCGCGACCTGTCCGCGCGCGGCGTCGAGGTGCGGTTCTTCGGCGGCCGCACCCGGATGCCCGCCGGGCCGGCCCTGCTGGCGCTGCGGACCGGCGCGCCGCTCTACGCGGTCGACCTGTGGTTCACGCCGGACCGCACGGTCGGCAAGATGCGCCGCATCGCGCTGCCGGACCCGGCCGAGGGCGCGCTCGACCACCGGGTGCAGGTGACCACCCAGCGGCTGGCCGACGCGTTCGCGCTCGGCATCGCCGACCATCCGCAGGACTGGCACATGCTCCAGAAGATGTGGCTCGACCAGAAGCCCCGGGGCTGAGGGGCGGGCCGGCGTGCGGATCGGGATCGTCTCGCCGTACTCGTTCGACGTGCCGGGCGGCGTGCAGAACCACATCGTCGACCTGGCCGAGGCCCTGATCGGTCTCGGACACGAGGTCAGCGTGCTGGCGCCCGCCGACGAGGACGCGGACCTGCCGCCGTACGTGGTCGCCGCCGGCCGGGCGCTGCCGCTGCCCTACAACGGCTCGGTGGCCCGGGTCTCGTTCGGCCCGCTGTCCACCGCGCGGGTCCGGCGCTGGCTGGCCCGCGGCAGGTTCGACGTGCTGCACGTGCACGAGCCGCTGACGCCGAGCATCGCCCTGCTCGCGGTGCTCTCCGCCCGCGGCCCGGTCGTGGCGACGTTCCACACGGCGATGATCCGCTCCCGCGCGCTGTCGGCGGCACAGGGCATGCTCCAGCTGGTGGTCGAGAAGATCACCGCGCGCATCGCGGTCAGCGAGCTGGCCCGCAAGGTGCAGGTCGAGCACCTGGGCGGCGGCGCGGTGGAGATTCCCAACGGCGTCGCGGTGGCGAAGTTCGCCGCGGCCGAGCCCCTGCCGGGATGGCCCGGCGACGGCGGGGCGCTGGGCTTCCTCGGCCGCTTCACCGAGCCGCGCAAGGG belongs to Amorphoplanes digitatis and includes:
- a CDS encoding elongation factor G-like protein EF-G2, translating into MTQKIQEKGLTAAVVTEPGRVRNVVLVGHSGAGKTTLIEALLAATGTISRAGTVVDGTTVTDHDPAAVRQQRSVSLSCAPLVHDGVKINLLDTPGYADFVGELRAGLRAADAAVFVVSAVDGVDEATVVLWEECAAIGMPRAVTITRLDHPRADYEGTLQDCQEAFGENVMPIYQPMLGDDGQSVVGLLGLVSLRVLDYSAGYPPQARDAEPEHLNPIKDDRDLLIEGIIAESEDETLMDRYVAGELISTDTLVPDLEKAVARGNFYPVIPVCAETGVGLDALLDGMVSSAPSPLEHELPVVTGVDGTPRPPLVCDPDGPLVAEVVKTTIDRHVGRVSLVRVFSGTLRPELVVHVSGHGLAERGHADHDADERIAHVYSPLGSQLREVGSCVAGDICAITKSGSAETGDTLSGKDRPLLMEPWTMPEPLLPIAVVAKSRSDEDAMARNLARLVAGDPTLRLERNPDTHQLVLWCMGESHADVVLDRLRSGGVELDTEPVKVSLRETFGAAAKGHGRHVKQSGGHGQYAVCSIEVEPLPRGTGFEFVDRVVGGAVPHNYIPSVEKGVRAQLERGIVAGYPVVDLRVTLVDGKAHSVDSSDAAFQTAGALALRTAAEQGQIALLEPVDEIVVRVPDTYVGAVMSDLSGRRGRPLGTESEENGEHSLVRAEVPATELVRYAVELRALTSGTGTFTRTYARHEPMPAHLADAVRKEHAAR
- the pgsA gene encoding phosphatidylinositol phosphate synthase; this translates as MAKIVSVPARALVSYVLNPAARFLLRLGVTPNMVTVAGTVGVLIGALGFGARGELFWGTVIVTAFALTDALDGTMARMRGPSGKFGALLDSSMDRLADAAVFGAVAYYLAGLGNPYGGLVAALICLAAGQVVSYVKARAQSLGLDADVGIAERLERLLIVGVGGLLGAAGLEWGLPATLWFLAVLSLITVLQRLVHAAKSDKAPAAGDPA
- a CDS encoding phosphatidylinositol mannoside acyltransferase encodes the protein MSSGRDRLTELGYAAGWRLTRTLPLPAARALFNAGADRAARGNGPGTQRLRRNLRTVVGPDLPEAELDELVRAGLRSYARYWMEAFRLPSQRKEDFLTDFHLEDADEFNAVLKEGNGVVLALPHVANWDAAAAWVVSNGWNLITVAERLKPEGVFERFVAYREKLGMEVVPLTGGERAPLDVLAERAQQGYAVALLADRDLSARGVEVRFFGGRTRMPAGPALLALRTGAPLYAVDLWFTPDRTVGKMRRIALPDPAEGALDHRVQVTTQRLADAFALGIADHPQDWHMLQKMWLDQKPRG
- a CDS encoding glycosyltransferase family 4 protein — encoded protein: MRIGIVSPYSFDVPGGVQNHIVDLAEALIGLGHEVSVLAPADEDADLPPYVVAAGRALPLPYNGSVARVSFGPLSTARVRRWLARGRFDVLHVHEPLTPSIALLAVLSARGPVVATFHTAMIRSRALSAAQGMLQLVVEKITARIAVSELARKVQVEHLGGGAVEIPNGVAVAKFAAAEPLPGWPGDGGALGFLGRFTEPRKGFDLLRTAFVTLARERPGLRLLVAGPGDRDELFDGIPAELHGRVEFLGLVSEADKARMLRSVDLYVAPNTGGESFGMILTEAMAAGAAIVASDLDAFRRVLDGGRAGALFPTGDVAALTTLLGELLDDPGRRAALAAAAGTAVEAYDWPSVADRILEVYAAAIEATDGRVFDEEWAGPRSGA